One window from the genome of Sandaracinaceae bacterium encodes:
- a CDS encoding serine/threonine protein kinase, which translates to MRAEDWLGKLLLGRYRPVHVLAQGGQGVVYLARAEGGVGGFVRPVVVKRILPDGLENENNTRLFLREAKLLSEMDHPNILDIIDLDEVDGQYVMVLEYVRGADIGRWARFLNDQRRGFAWDLAVHACALVADALHYVHTRRDAEGASLGIIHRDVTPANILIDVEGTVKLADFGIARRQGDKTEQINGSDVVRGNFSFVAPEVFVGTPPTPAADIYSLGMVLHWLVSGTRAQAGKTLEATVFKAIYETPQRLDEASLEVPSALADVVEQAIQKDPLSRVPSAAELAERLRATLPPGTPQRFAATVQSDLTSAAFGAFGKAISLAELDAMWRDYVPPSEAPEVVVPAAATGRAEGGGPRRLLVAVFGGFALALIGVGVWWRLSTPAVQEPSQFILVRGDVSAVGAGIDERAPATGPTAASPTSPEGLPSDAPPSEDPAPPREAPASAASAERPQPRAEVTAATLTRTFSQRRGAIRQCADRHSEIERVQVTFRFDVDESGHVRGVDLSPASTAGTPLGACLLGVARGTRFGPLPRAASFSIPVAVRRGGDETP; encoded by the coding sequence GTGCGCGCTGAAGACTGGCTCGGGAAGCTGCTGTTGGGACGCTATCGACCCGTGCACGTGCTGGCGCAAGGCGGCCAAGGCGTCGTCTACCTCGCGCGTGCAGAGGGGGGCGTCGGCGGCTTCGTGCGACCGGTGGTCGTCAAGCGCATCCTCCCGGACGGCCTCGAGAACGAGAACAACACGCGCCTGTTCTTGCGCGAAGCGAAGCTCCTGTCGGAGATGGATCACCCCAACATCCTCGACATCATCGACCTGGACGAGGTGGACGGTCAGTACGTCATGGTGCTCGAGTACGTGCGGGGCGCGGACATAGGGCGCTGGGCCCGCTTCCTGAACGACCAGCGCCGCGGGTTCGCGTGGGACCTGGCCGTGCACGCGTGTGCGTTGGTGGCCGACGCGCTCCACTACGTCCACACCCGCCGCGACGCAGAGGGCGCGTCCCTCGGGATCATCCACCGTGACGTCACGCCGGCGAACATCCTGATCGACGTCGAGGGCACCGTGAAGCTCGCGGACTTCGGCATCGCGCGCCGTCAGGGTGACAAGACGGAACAGATCAACGGGTCCGACGTCGTGCGCGGGAATTTCTCGTTCGTCGCGCCCGAGGTCTTCGTGGGCACGCCTCCCACTCCCGCCGCCGACATCTACTCCCTGGGGATGGTGCTCCACTGGCTCGTGTCGGGCACGCGCGCGCAGGCGGGCAAGACGCTCGAAGCGACCGTCTTCAAGGCCATCTACGAGACCCCTCAGCGCTTGGACGAAGCATCGCTCGAGGTGCCCAGCGCGCTGGCCGACGTGGTCGAGCAAGCCATCCAGAAGGATCCCCTTTCGCGCGTCCCCAGCGCCGCCGAGCTAGCCGAGCGGCTGCGAGCCACGCTTCCACCGGGAACCCCACAGCGGTTCGCGGCGACCGTCCAGAGCGACCTCACCAGCGCCGCATTCGGCGCCTTCGGGAAGGCCATCTCGCTCGCGGAGCTGGACGCGATGTGGCGCGACTACGTGCCGCCGAGCGAGGCCCCCGAGGTCGTAGTGCCCGCGGCGGCGACGGGGCGCGCTGAAGGTGGTGGCCCGAGGCGCTTGCTCGTCGCGGTCTTCGGGGGGTTCGCACTCGCGCTGATCGGGGTCGGCGTCTGGTGGCGGCTGAGCACGCCTGCGGTGCAGGAGCCAAGCCAGTTCATCCTGGTCCGTGGGGACGTGTCCGCCGTGGGCGCCGGCATCGACGAACGCGCCCCCGCGACCGGACCGACCGCCGCGAGCCCCACGTCGCCCGAAGGCCTCCCGTCGGACGCGCCGCCCTCAGAGGATCCAGCGCCTCCTCGAGAGGCACCCGCGAGCGCGGCCTCGGCGGAACGTCCACAACCCCGCGCCGAGGTCACCGCGGCGACCCTCACCCGCACGTTCTCGCAGCGGCGAGGCGCGATTCGACAGTGCGCCGACCGGCACTCGGAGATCGAGCGCGTCCAGGTCACCTTCCGCTTCGACGTAGACGAGTCCGGACACGTGCGCGGGGTCGACCTCAGCCCCGCCAGCACGGCGGGCACCCCACTCGGGGCGTGCTTGCTCGGTGTCGCCCGCGGCACCCGCTTCGGCCCGCTCCCGCGCGCCGCGAGCTTCAGCATCCCCGTGGCGGTCCGTCGCGGCGGCGACGAGACCCCCTGA
- a CDS encoding tryptophan 7-halogenase encodes MNHSTYDIIVLGAGPAGSTTANLLARAGHRVLVLEKETFPRFHVGESLLPADLALFERLGVDLSDPSRFVFKRGALFLDERTGEQVAFSFADGLPGTPTHAYQVERADFDTMLIERAVALGAELRYATRAEAVTIDDDGVWVTANGELLRARYLVDATGQNAFMAGQLRTRQRIEGLGLAAVGCHFQGLSDAAAAELYETGNVLVFMLEDGWGWGIPLSGNRLSVGRVMAKQGIGEDTLQQLLDGSPTLQRLTAGAARVGGVRVGNYSYKNTAPHGARYACVGDSACFLDPVFSSGVTFAMFGAEKLVEQLDPALRSGAEADPELAAPLATFMQHAYDVFGALCGRFYHADLVHRVFFYDSPDPHITRGVVSVLAGDIYRDDNPFQRMLLGDRRRMRI; translated from the coding sequence ATGAACCACTCAACGTATGACATCATCGTGCTCGGTGCGGGGCCCGCTGGCAGCACCACTGCGAACCTCCTGGCGCGCGCGGGCCACCGTGTGTTGGTGCTGGAGAAGGAGACCTTCCCGCGCTTCCACGTCGGAGAGTCGTTGCTGCCCGCCGACCTCGCGCTGTTCGAGCGCCTGGGCGTGGACTTGTCCGATCCGTCGCGCTTCGTCTTCAAACGAGGAGCCCTCTTCCTGGACGAGCGAACGGGGGAGCAGGTCGCGTTCTCCTTCGCCGACGGCCTCCCTGGCACCCCGACACACGCGTACCAGGTCGAGCGCGCCGACTTCGACACCATGCTCATCGAGCGGGCCGTGGCGCTGGGGGCCGAGCTGCGCTACGCGACCCGCGCCGAGGCGGTGACCATCGACGACGACGGCGTGTGGGTGACGGCCAACGGTGAGCTTCTGCGTGCGCGCTATCTGGTCGACGCCACGGGACAGAACGCGTTCATGGCTGGACAGCTGCGCACGCGCCAGCGCATCGAGGGGCTCGGCTTGGCGGCCGTGGGCTGCCACTTCCAGGGGCTGTCGGACGCTGCGGCCGCCGAGCTCTACGAGACCGGCAACGTGCTGGTGTTCATGCTCGAGGACGGCTGGGGCTGGGGCATCCCGCTGTCGGGCAACCGCCTGAGCGTCGGCCGCGTCATGGCCAAGCAGGGCATCGGCGAGGACACGCTGCAGCAGCTGCTGGACGGGTCACCCACGCTGCAGCGGCTCACCGCGGGAGCCGCCCGCGTGGGCGGGGTGCGCGTCGGGAACTACAGCTACAAGAACACGGCCCCCCACGGCGCGCGCTACGCCTGCGTGGGCGACTCGGCGTGCTTCTTGGACCCCGTGTTCTCCTCCGGTGTGACGTTCGCCATGTTCGGGGCCGAGAAGCTCGTGGAACAGCTGGACCCGGCCTTGCGCAGCGGAGCCGAGGCCGACCCCGAGCTGGCTGCCCCGCTCGCCACGTTCATGCAGCACGCCTACGACGTCTTCGGCGCGCTGTGCGGGCGCTTCTATCACGCCGACCTGGTGCATCGCGTCTTCTTCTACGACTCGCCCGACCCGCACATCACACGCGGCGTGGTCAGCGTGTTGGCAGGCGACATCTACCGCGACGACAACCCCTTCCAACGCATGCTGCTGGGGGACCGCCGCCGCATGCGCATCTGA
- a CDS encoding beta-ketoacyl-ACP synthase: MTNTGRVAITGVGLASPIGCDVTSAIAALRANANGVTRTDRYAAYGGLDAQLVAEVRDLDLQRWPRKRVRTMGRVARLALHASEQAIAQANVDEETLRSGRCGIAFGSTHGSSDAWERMARAWLLDNDLRGGGSSIYLQFMAHTCAANLAIYFGITGRVLPTCAACASGSMAIGQAYEAIRAGAQDVMLAGGAEELHPTHVAVFDGMYAASLAHEHPERASRPFDVGRDGLVVGEGAGCVVLERWDRAVARGADILAEVVGYGSSCDGTHVTAPSADGMAAAMRLALESAALPPSAVSYVNAHATATTLGDVVESQATYAVLGGSVPVSSTKGHTGHTLGACGAIETVFCVGAIREGFLPATRNLDQVDTACAPLDYIRTPRDARPAVVMNNNFAFGGINTSLLLRTP; encoded by the coding sequence GTGACGAACACGGGGAGAGTGGCCATCACGGGTGTCGGCCTCGCGTCACCCATCGGGTGCGATGTCACGTCGGCGATCGCCGCGCTCCGGGCCAACGCGAACGGCGTGACACGCACGGACCGCTACGCCGCCTACGGTGGGCTGGACGCCCAGCTCGTGGCAGAGGTCCGCGACCTCGACCTGCAACGCTGGCCCCGCAAGCGGGTGCGCACGATGGGCCGCGTCGCGCGCCTCGCCCTGCACGCGAGCGAGCAGGCGATCGCCCAGGCGAACGTCGACGAGGAGACGCTGCGTTCCGGTCGCTGCGGCATCGCGTTCGGGTCGACGCACGGGAGCAGCGACGCGTGGGAGCGCATGGCGCGCGCTTGGCTGCTCGACAACGACCTGCGCGGTGGGGGCTCCAGCATCTACCTGCAGTTCATGGCCCACACGTGCGCGGCGAACCTGGCCATCTACTTCGGCATCACGGGGCGCGTCCTGCCCACCTGTGCGGCATGCGCCAGCGGCAGCATGGCCATTGGCCAGGCCTACGAGGCCATCCGCGCGGGCGCGCAGGACGTGATGCTCGCAGGCGGCGCCGAGGAGCTGCACCCAACGCACGTCGCGGTCTTCGATGGCATGTACGCGGCATCGCTCGCCCACGAGCACCCGGAGCGCGCCTCGCGCCCCTTCGACGTCGGCCGCGACGGGCTGGTCGTGGGTGAGGGCGCCGGATGCGTGGTGCTCGAGCGCTGGGACCGCGCCGTCGCGCGCGGCGCCGACATCCTGGCGGAGGTGGTGGGCTATGGCTCGAGCTGCGACGGAACGCACGTGACGGCCCCGTCCGCGGACGGCATGGCCGCCGCCATGCGCCTGGCCCTCGAGAGCGCGGCCTTGCCCCCGAGCGCCGTGTCCTACGTGAATGCACACGCGACCGCGACGACGCTCGGCGACGTCGTCGAGAGCCAGGCCACCTACGCGGTGCTGGGTGGCAGCGTACCGGTCAGCAGCACGAAGGGACACACGGGGCACACCCTCGGGGCCTGTGGGGCCATCGAGACGGTCTTTTGCGTGGGGGCCATACGCGAGGGCTTCCTGCCAGCGACGCGCAACCTCGACCAGGTCGACACGGCCTGCGCGCCCCTCGACTACATCCGCACACCACGCGACGCACGCCCCGCGGTGGTGATGAACAACAACTTTGCGTTCGGCGGCATCAACACCTCCCTGCTCTTGCGTACGCCATGA
- a CDS encoding beta-ketoacyl synthase chain length factor gives MKAVYVLGYGFYTPGFPTLAAYRDGVPVDGTSRPAVDFVPSRNKRGCSMLTLAAAEVAHQACADAGVPASTPALVFGSCHGEMEIAVAQMEMFQADKGLLSPARFKNSVHNTGAGMFSIAAENRGYATAIAAGHDTVALSLLEAMLLLHHDRYELALVALADEALPAPLTGFSDHEALGVALLLARAPAADGTCRGTLSAPMRQSSQAGRYARDERFRGNPVAPLLDVIDALEAGGPADVPLSLDGGEPWMTRVEPA, from the coding sequence ATGAAGGCGGTGTACGTCCTCGGCTACGGCTTCTACACCCCGGGCTTCCCCACCCTCGCCGCGTACCGCGACGGCGTACCCGTGGACGGTACGTCCCGACCAGCCGTGGACTTCGTTCCGTCCCGCAACAAGCGCGGGTGCAGCATGCTGACGTTGGCGGCGGCGGAGGTGGCGCACCAGGCATGCGCCGATGCGGGTGTGCCGGCCTCCACGCCCGCGCTCGTGTTCGGGAGCTGCCACGGCGAGATGGAGATCGCGGTCGCCCAGATGGAGATGTTCCAAGCGGACAAGGGGCTGCTCTCGCCTGCGCGGTTCAAGAACAGCGTGCACAACACGGGCGCAGGGATGTTCTCCATCGCGGCCGAGAACCGCGGGTACGCCACGGCCATCGCCGCCGGGCACGACACGGTGGCCCTCTCGCTGCTGGAGGCCATGCTCCTCCTGCACCACGACCGCTACGAGCTGGCGCTGGTGGCGCTGGCCGACGAAGCGCTGCCGGCCCCGCTGACGGGGTTCTCGGACCACGAGGCCCTCGGCGTGGCGCTGTTGCTCGCCCGCGCCCCCGCGGCGGACGGTACCTGCCGCGGGACCCTGTCGGCGCCGATGCGGCAGTCGTCCCAGGCGGGTCGGTACGCACGCGACGAGCGCTTCAGGGGCAACCCGGTGGCGCCTTTGTTGGACGTCATCGACGCGCTCGAGGCCGGCGGGCCCGCGGACGTGCCGCTCAGTCTGGACGGCGGCGAACCGTGGATGACGCGCGTGGAGCCCGCGTGA
- a CDS encoding beta-ketoacyl-ACP synthase, whose product MRVTPYPITAYGLACGLGRDTATVLERLRRGERGLTPVPLSVPFETVTGTIPGDLPTLDARIVRHDSRLARVTQLGFASIASEVVRAVSTWGPARVACVMGTSTGGIWATEVAHAAHHHEGSLPAGFDYAAQHPFHITTDICRALGGFEGPRYIVSTACSSSGKVFASARRLLDANLADAVLVGGADALCHTTVRGFFSLGVMAEGPCMPFSEDRPGMNIGEGAAFALVERRGAPRAMLLGVGESSDAYHPSSPHPEGRGARDAMAQALAQGGVTAEDVDYVNAHGTGTKHNDSAESCAVESLLGREVPVVSTKGYTGHTLGACGAVEAIFGIVAIEEGFLPASVGSTPRDPGIPLNIPSERVDLRPRFVLSNSFAFGGNNCSVLLGRPE is encoded by the coding sequence ATGCGCGTCACCCCCTACCCCATCACGGCCTACGGGCTCGCGTGCGGTCTCGGCCGTGACACCGCGACCGTGCTGGAGCGCCTCCGCCGCGGCGAGCGCGGGCTCACCCCCGTCCCGCTGTCCGTGCCCTTCGAGACCGTGACGGGCACCATCCCGGGCGACCTCCCGACGCTGGACGCACGCATCGTCCGGCACGACTCCCGACTTGCCCGCGTGACGCAGCTGGGCTTCGCGTCGATCGCGAGCGAAGTCGTCCGGGCCGTCTCGACCTGGGGGCCCGCACGCGTCGCATGCGTCATGGGCACGAGCACCGGCGGCATCTGGGCCACGGAGGTCGCGCACGCCGCGCACCACCATGAAGGTTCGCTCCCGGCCGGCTTCGACTACGCGGCCCAGCACCCGTTCCACATCACCACGGACATCTGCCGCGCGCTGGGTGGGTTCGAAGGGCCGCGGTACATCGTCAGCACCGCCTGCTCGTCCAGCGGCAAGGTCTTCGCGTCGGCCCGCCGCTTGCTGGACGCCAACCTCGCAGACGCCGTGCTCGTCGGCGGGGCGGACGCGCTGTGTCACACCACCGTGCGCGGGTTCTTCAGCCTGGGCGTCATGGCGGAAGGCCCGTGCATGCCGTTCAGCGAGGACAGGCCGGGTATGAACATCGGCGAAGGGGCGGCGTTCGCGCTGGTCGAGCGTCGCGGTGCACCGCGCGCCATGCTCCTCGGTGTGGGCGAGAGCAGCGATGCGTACCATCCGTCGTCGCCCCACCCGGAGGGACGCGGCGCGCGCGACGCCATGGCACAGGCGCTCGCGCAGGGCGGCGTGACCGCCGAGGACGTCGACTACGTCAACGCGCATGGGACCGGCACCAAGCACAACGACAGCGCCGAGTCCTGCGCGGTCGAGTCACTGCTGGGGCGCGAGGTGCCCGTGGTCTCCACGAAAGGCTACACGGGGCACACGCTGGGCGCATGCGGTGCCGTCGAGGCCATCTTCGGCATCGTCGCCATCGAGGAGGGCTTCCTCCCGGCGAGCGTCGGCTCGACGCCCCGTGATCCGGGCATCCCGCTGAACATCCCGAGCGAGCGCGTGGACCTGCGTCCGCGCTTCGTGCTCAGCAACTCGTTCGCGTTCGGCGGAAACAACTGCAGTGTGCTGCTCGGGAGGCCTGAATGA
- the greA gene encoding transcription elongation factor GreA — translation MERVPMTPEGFAALKSELAELKAERPKISQMIGEAADHGDLKENAEYHAAREKQGMVEARIAVVEDQISRAEVIDPATLGGDKVKFGAWVELEEVESGATKVYRLVGSEESDVEKGFISVTSPVARALINREAGDEVTVKTPGGMRTYEITAVRWSQP, via the coding sequence ATGGAACGGGTCCCCATGACACCCGAGGGCTTCGCGGCCCTCAAGAGCGAGTTGGCCGAGCTGAAGGCCGAGCGCCCCAAGATCTCGCAGATGATTGGGGAGGCTGCGGACCATGGCGACCTGAAGGAGAACGCCGAGTACCACGCGGCGCGCGAGAAGCAGGGCATGGTGGAGGCGCGCATCGCCGTCGTCGAGGACCAGATCTCTCGCGCAGAGGTCATCGATCCAGCCACTCTGGGCGGTGACAAGGTGAAGTTCGGGGCGTGGGTCGAGCTCGAAGAGGTCGAGTCCGGCGCGACCAAGGTCTACCGGCTGGTGGGCTCCGAGGAGTCCGACGTGGAGAAGGGCTTCATCTCGGTCACGTCCCCGGTGGCGCGTGCGCTCATCAACCGTGAGGCGGGTGACGAAGTGACCGTCAAGACCCCGGGGGGCATGCGCACCTACGAGATCACGGCCGTCCGTTGGTCGCAGCCCTGA
- a CDS encoding ATP-dependent DNA helicase RecG has translation MGATDPSTITPPHLEVGSTSAASRTAREGAPDEGAIDAILAAPVETLPGIGKVSGKALSERGLSSVGDLVWLLPRRYDDRRLVTPIGRLTPGARLLTEGVVRTVTQPPPRGRKRLSEVRLVPRPSDPSGHYGQLRLVWFHGLPGLAQRFPVGATVRVFGRVDEHRGVLTIAHPELPNEAGAIVPRYPAIPGVTPAALRKALAAALERVGAFVPDIIPDAVRDRGALGPVGVALAALHAPPADLDPDALVTWNAGDTEHHGRLAIEELFLLELALQQRRADEAGLPARACVAPADVCRADEGKLPFSLTEDQRRVLGDVRRDLAATTPMRRMLQGEVGSGKTAVALLASAQVAHVGAQIAWLVPTEVLAEQHFRGITRLAEPMGLRPVLMAGKLRARERRERLASIASGEANIIVGTHALLGEAVQFDDLAAVVVDEQHRFGVAQRLQLVDKAGGRAPHLLVMTATPIPRSLALALYGDLEVSTMRGLPPGRKPIITKRYASSGRGEAYRQLERALASGGRAFVVCPTIAPASARGREDDDEEQDPSGRGVVAVHQELSARLDVPVAMLHAKLDREARAEALGAFADGRVTVLVATTIVEVGVDVPEANVIVVEDADRFGLAQLHQLRGRVGRGERQSACLLVHADALTPDAELRLAAMCATTDGFELAERDLAIRGPGQLFGVRQAGAAGFRFADLFRDLERLELARSLARALHADDPSLSAPHHARARHAVRRVLEQAIVAEESG, from the coding sequence GTGGGCGCGACGGACCCCTCCACGATCACGCCCCCCCACCTCGAGGTGGGCTCGACGTCCGCAGCGTCGCGCACAGCGCGCGAGGGAGCGCCCGACGAGGGCGCGATCGACGCCATCCTGGCGGCGCCGGTGGAGACGCTGCCGGGCATCGGCAAGGTGTCGGGGAAGGCCCTGTCGGAGCGCGGCCTGTCGTCCGTCGGCGACCTCGTCTGGTTGCTCCCCCGCCGCTACGACGATCGACGTCTGGTGACGCCCATCGGTCGGCTCACGCCGGGAGCACGCCTGCTGACGGAGGGCGTCGTGCGGACGGTCACGCAACCGCCTCCGCGAGGACGCAAACGGCTGAGCGAGGTGCGCCTCGTGCCACGGCCGTCCGACCCCAGTGGTCACTATGGGCAGCTGCGATTGGTCTGGTTCCACGGGCTTCCGGGCCTCGCGCAGCGCTTCCCGGTGGGGGCCACCGTGCGCGTCTTCGGCCGCGTGGACGAGCACCGCGGGGTGCTCACCATCGCCCACCCCGAGCTCCCGAACGAGGCGGGGGCCATCGTCCCGCGCTATCCCGCCATCCCGGGCGTCACGCCTGCGGCTCTGCGCAAGGCGCTCGCCGCGGCGCTCGAGCGCGTCGGCGCGTTCGTGCCTGACATCATCCCCGACGCGGTCCGCGACCGAGGGGCGTTGGGCCCGGTGGGGGTCGCGCTCGCCGCGCTGCACGCGCCTCCGGCCGACCTGGACCCAGACGCGCTGGTCACGTGGAACGCCGGGGACACCGAGCACCACGGTCGCCTCGCGATCGAGGAGCTGTTCCTGCTCGAGCTCGCGCTCCAGCAGCGCAGGGCCGACGAGGCTGGGCTGCCCGCCCGCGCATGTGTCGCGCCAGCCGACGTTTGCCGTGCGGACGAGGGGAAGCTCCCCTTCTCGCTCACGGAGGATCAACGGCGCGTGCTGGGCGACGTGCGCCGGGACCTGGCGGCCACGACTCCCATGCGCCGCATGCTCCAAGGTGAAGTGGGCAGCGGCAAGACCGCTGTCGCGCTGCTGGCCAGCGCGCAGGTCGCCCACGTCGGCGCTCAGATCGCCTGGCTCGTACCCACCGAGGTGCTCGCGGAGCAGCACTTTCGGGGCATCACACGCCTGGCGGAGCCGATGGGGCTGCGGCCCGTGCTGATGGCGGGCAAGCTCCGCGCGCGCGAGCGGCGTGAGCGGCTCGCCTCGATCGCCAGCGGTGAGGCGAACATCATCGTCGGCACGCATGCCCTCTTGGGGGAGGCCGTCCAGTTCGACGACCTGGCCGCCGTGGTCGTCGACGAGCAGCACCGCTTCGGGGTCGCGCAGCGCTTGCAGCTGGTCGACAAGGCTGGCGGACGCGCGCCGCACCTCCTGGTCATGACGGCGACGCCCATCCCGCGCAGCTTGGCGTTGGCGCTCTACGGCGACCTCGAGGTCAGCACCATGCGCGGCCTGCCGCCGGGCCGGAAGCCCATCATCACGAAGCGCTACGCGTCGTCCGGGCGGGGGGAGGCATACCGCCAGCTCGAGCGTGCGCTGGCGTCTGGCGGGCGCGCGTTCGTCGTGTGCCCGACCATCGCCCCAGCGTCGGCGCGCGGGCGGGAAGACGACGACGAGGAGCAGGACCCATCCGGCCGCGGGGTCGTCGCGGTTCATCAGGAGCTGAGCGCCCGCTTGGACGTCCCTGTGGCCATGCTGCACGCCAAGCTCGACCGCGAAGCGCGCGCGGAGGCCCTGGGTGCGTTTGCGGACGGGCGCGTCACGGTGCTGGTCGCGACGACCATCGTCGAAGTGGGCGTGGACGTGCCCGAGGCGAACGTCATCGTCGTGGAAGATGCCGACCGCTTCGGCCTGGCGCAGCTCCACCAGCTGCGTGGGCGGGTGGGGCGCGGTGAGCGCCAGAGCGCATGCCTGCTGGTGCACGCGGACGCGCTCACCCCGGACGCGGAGCTTCGTCTCGCGGCCATGTGCGCCACCACCGATGGCTTCGAGCTCGCGGAGCGGGACCTCGCCATCCGTGGCCCTGGGCAGCTCTTTGGGGTTCGCCAGGCGGGCGCCGCGGGGTTCCGCTTCGCCGATCTGTTTCGGGACCTCGAGCGCTTGGAGCTCGCGCGGTCCTTGGCGCGCGCGCTCCACGCGGACGACCCGTCGCTGTCGGCGCCGCACCATGCGCGGGCGCGGCACGCCGTGCGCCGGGTGCTCGAGCAGGCCATCGTGGCGGAGGAGTCCGGATGA